The DNA region TTGTTTTTATAAGGGTATTTTGGACTAAAAATACACACataataaaatccaaaatacacCTCAAGCACAAAGTGATTTAAAGCGTTAAGAGTGAGAGCCTAAAGTATACCATAACGTAAAGCACTCAAATATAAAAGCTTTTTACTCCAAACTAGGATAAGAACTGCTCATTacgcagggtgagtttatttctatatattatcgataattttttttatatatttgataattttatttatatatatacaatattttttgttgttattatataatttttttccgatggatcagatcagtttttattaaaaatgatggaacaaaactataattaatacatcatgggttaatcggattggacattaaacaaattataacataaaaaccttattttttccctcgaacacattcttgaaaaaagtaaacagtattgttttcacagttgaattattttaacttttatcttgcatatgattttgaaagctttcaaatcaaccatcaaattgatacatgtcattttaatgtttttagtcgtatacttaaggaaaacttaaatttttgtaatttaaagtcgttttaaaaaattcaaaatgtaacatataagaaaaataNNNNNNNNNNNNNNNNNNNNNNNNNNNNNNNNNNNNNNNNNNNNNNNNNNNNNNNNNNNNNNNNNNNNNNNNNNNNNNNNNNNNNNNNNNNNNNNNNNNNNNNNNNNNNNNNNNNNNNNNNNNNNNNNNNNNNNNNNNNNNNNNNNNNNNNNNNNNNNNNNNNNNNNNNNNNNNNNNNNNNNNNNNNNNNNNNNNNNNNNNNNNNNNNNNNNNNNNNNNNNNNNNNNNNNNNNNNNNNNNNNNNNNNNNNNNNNNNNNNNNNNNNNNNNNNNNNNNNNNNNNNNNNNNNNNNNNNNNNNNNNNNNNNNNNNNNNNNNNNNNNNNNNNNNNNNNNNNNNNNNNNNNNNNNNNNNNNNNNNNNNNNNNNNNNNNNNNNNNNNNNNNNNNNNNNNNNNNNNNNNNNNNNNNNNNNNNNNNNNNNNNNNNNNNNNNNNNNNNNNNNNNNNNNNNNNNNNNNNNNNNNNNNNNNNNNNNNNNNNNNNNNNNNNNNNNNNNNNNNNNNNNNNNNNNNNNNNNNNNNNNNNNNNNNNNNNNNNNNNNNNNNNNNNNNNNNNNNNNNNNNNNNNNNNNNNNNNNNNNNNNNNNNNNNNNNNNNNNNNNNNNNNNNNNNNNNNNNNNNNNNNNNNNNNNNNNNNNNNNNNNNNNNNNNNNNNNNNNNNNNNNNNNNNNNNNNNNNNNNNNNNNNNNNNNNNNNNNNNNNNNNNNNNNNNNNNNNNNNNNNNNNNNNNNNNNNNNNNNNNNNNNNNNNNNNNNNNNNNNNNNNNNNNNNNNNNNNNNNNNNNNNNNNNNNNNNNNNNNNNNNNNNNNNNNNNNNNNNNNNNNNNNNNNNNNNNNNNNNNNNNNNNNNNNNNNNNNNNNNNNNNNNNNNNNNNNNNNNNNNNNNNNNNNNNNNNNNNNNNNNNNNNNNNNNNNNNNNNNNNNNNNNNNNNNNNNNNNNNNNNNNNNNNNNNNNNNNNNNNNNNNNNNNNNNNNNNNNNNNNNNNNNNNNNNNNNNNNNNNNNNNNNNNNNNNNNNNNNNNNNNNNNNNNNNNNNNNNNNNNNNNNNNNNNNNNNNNNNNNNNNNNNNNNNNNNNNNNNNNNNNNNNNNNNNNNNNNNNNNNNNNNNNNNNNNNNNNNNNNNNNNNNNNNNNNNNNNNNNNNNNNNNNNNNNNNNNNNNNNNNNNNNNNNNNNNNNNNNNNNNNNNNNNNNNNNNNNNNNNNNNNNNNNNNNNNNNNNNNNNNNNNNNNNNNNNNNtatattttaggttaatataatgttctctagcgttatataattatggaataatatgatatcattagattaaactatactttatattagatgctctagaattctttgaaatgaaatttagaaggcatttagagtgccacctaggatttggggttttttttaattaatacaaaattaaggttctaattttttaaatgcttctcaattaatagaTAAGGGGATACATGTAAGATTTCTATATGAATAACTTTGCGTCGTTTTTTCTCACTGAAAGCGGCACGTAGTCTATAGAAAGAGGACATGTTTGGTTAGCGAAGAATCCAAATCCTGGATAAGTACAAACCAAACCCCACACTCTCTGGCTCTGCCAACAAAATCTTAATAAACATCATCTTTAAACCTCCAAACCAGACCGGAGACTGGGAGGAAGCTattatcctcttcttctcctccaatGTCGAGAGGACCAGGTCGTCTGATACAGAACGTGACACAGTTCGCGGATGCTCAGTTCAAGCAATTCTCGACTCGTCATGGACAAAAGGTCATAGACATCCTCGACTTCCCAATCAAACTTGTCTTGTCTCCTTTCACTCTGGCCTTCGACATCGCTGGCTCTGCCCCTCGCGGCTTCGGCATCCCCGAACTCATCTCCAAGATATCCTATCTCTCTGTTTTCGTGAGTTTGTTTCTTTCAACATTTCAGCTGTCGTATTGTTTACTTTGTAGGGAAAAAGTGTCGACCTTTCGCCGTAGAATCGTGTTCGTGTgctaaaagttttgaactttaaCTTGAGTATGTGAGCTGAATTTGCATGTGTCGAACTTTTAATCATTTGAGTTTCATGGATTGTTAGGCGGTTGCTACGCTTGGTACTTATGACATTGCCTTGGATTTGGGGAAGAAAGTCATCTGCCAAAGGTCGGTCGGTTTTCAAGTTCTGAAGTCATATGCCCTAGTTATTGATGCTTTGAGATGATCTCATTCTTTCAGGGATTGCAAAACTTGTAATGGGTGGCAGGCGTTACGGTGCACCATGTGCAAAGGAACAGGGAACGTTCATTACCAGATCAAAGACCACAACTTGAGAAGGTTGGGACTGTCTCTTGTTAACCCCAAGTTATTATTATTGGCTTCAACTACTTAGACTACATAAGCCGTTGCACTTTTTTATATGGTTGTGCACGTATTCAGATTTAATCACTCAGATATAttctgtaaaaataatttaagctGGGCTAgtgttttattctattttgtGTCCATGTAAGTTCAAAATGATGTAAGAAACCTTAGATGAGCTGTTTCAAAGAGTGTGTGTTAATGGTGGCATTTCCCATTTTGGCAATTCTTAAAGCTATCCGAGTGTTATTCTATCATACATGAAAGAATTTAATGATTTCTCCTTTCTGtcttttcttgtagtggagaGAAACCAACAGCAGACTGTGTTGCAGATGCCATAGTTGACAATCGAGCTGAGTTGGTTCATCTTCCTTCCTCCCTCAACCTTAGTGCTCCGTTGCCATCGAAAGACTGCCCAACTTGTGATGGAACAGTAAGCTTTTTTTGTCATGCTATCAATGCTCTACGCTATGGAATATTACTGCTATATTTGATAAGAATTTGATTTATACCTGTGCTTGCCTGTGTGCTAACAGTGAACTATATAGGCTTTTTTTACATGAGTAATTTGATGGAAGGTCTACTGAAATTGCAGGGTGTGATGAGCTGTACTGAGTGCAAGAACAAGCTGCAAGTCAGGATCTCAGCTGATGATGTATGTTTTGCCTTCTTCTCAGCTTAACATCTACATAGATCCCTACAACTTAGTAGGTACCAAACAGACTATCCACTTAAACTGATGACGTTCGTTTTGCAGATCATGGAACCTCCATGGAAAGCATACAATGTGTTGCGGAAGATGGATTATCCCTACGAGGTGAGCACCAACAAATTCTATTTATTAGACCCAATAGCTTCCCATGTATGCCACCTCATAATGAGTCCTTTTTCACATTTCAGCACATTGTTCACAGCATGAAAGATCCAAGCATCGCAAATTTCTGGTTGATTACTTTGCCTCAGATTGTGGGTGGGTTTGACTATGATGAAGATGTCAAGAAGAAAATATGGTTGCAATACGAGGTTAGTACCTCTTTAGAGTTTACTGAAGGTTATGGTCTTTCTAGAGGCTAAATCGAAGCATACCATGAAAGCTATAGTCTATTCTTATCTGAGAGTTGAATCTTCTTCCAGGAATCTATGCGCTATGATCAACTTAGGGACTTGGTGGCTAAGAGAAACCCTGGCTGGGAGTATTTGCAGGATGTAAGATTGCCTCTTTGTGGTTTTTAAAGATTTGGAACAAATGTAGATCACCATTTTTGGTTGTCATGGTTTTACAGGCCTTATTCTCCATTGATCCTGTCCGTGCTCAGGAAGACACCGTCATTGTGAAAAATGTACCTTTCTACAAGGCTAAGAAAGCACTAGAAGCTGAAGTCACAAAACTCAATCCACCTCCTCGTCCTCAGAACTGGGGTGTAAgcactctttcttctttttcggtTTTGAGACCAGTGTCATATAGAAGTAACTGGTAAAGATGTTCAGGAACTGAATCTCCCGTTGAATACTTCCTCTTGGAGTGAAGAGGATCTCAAAAACCCTGCAAAGCTGTACGAGAAGACAGTTCTTCTCAACGCGCAGAGAGAAATCGCAGACAAGATCTTGGATGCACAATGGGAAGCTAAATGGCGTCAAGAGAAGGTTAACCAAAAGGAACATCTTTGACACAATCGTTTACATTTGTGATTCTAAATGCATAACATGTTTTATTATCCTCCTTATGGCTTTTATAGGTAGAGGAAATGTTGGAGGAGAAAGTGAGACCGTTCATCCAAGACTCAAACACGGCTGTTCTTCCGCAGCCCATCTTGTTGAAGTCTCAGAAGACTAATCAAAAGGTAGCAATAGTAAATAAGGTTCCTCCAAATTAGAACTTACAAGAAGCTAGGGATTATGTTTGCATCTTCATGCATAGATAGTTTGTGTGATGATCTATGAATCCACTAAACCATTACCATTCTGACACAGGGGAACCGGCAAAAGAAGTGGTTCTTTTAGCCACTTATATGTCATTCTTGTAACTAACTTTGATGTTTCTCCTTGTTGATTATTAACTTATGATCTCTCTCTTTCTGACACACAGGGGAACCGGCAAAAGAAGTGGTGGTTCTTTTAACCGTCCCGGTTTATTGGAACAGAGCTAGATAAATGGATTTTGAATTGTACTTCATTGATGAATATGTTTTCACGATAACTTGGTGAGTCTTGGATTATGATATACTTGACTTGAGCCTGTCAatctttatattaaaaaaatatttgttttctgagGACATCTTTATATGACCGATTCATCGCGTATTCCACGTGTACCACTGTTCTTTTCCCATGTCACGTTGTCTACCTCTCATGCTTTCAACTTTGCTATCGACCATCGTCATCTCCACTACTTACGTGTTTTTCATGTGTGGTTACTGCCTTTTCTATTTAACTATATGTAACATCAATTTGACTCGAACATGAACCAGTTTTTGAGGAATATACTTGTTCTTCACACGTATCAATAGATTATTAGATAAGTTTTAGATCAAAACTTATAAGATGATAAGAATCATTACTTAGCTTCTGAACTTTTCGGTCTTGTCTTCTTGTGGAAAATTGTATGTTAGGATTATCTTGTCTTAATCGATATCATATAACTCAAGAACAGCCTGAAATAAATGGGAACTAAAGGAAATGGCAACTTGCCAAACAAAACAATTGCAATGCGGTTTTAAtgataacaaaaacatataaatgcacaggtatatataaagaattttgttattattatatgtaGTGCAGTGGaacttggtaaaaaaaaaaacttggtttgtaaacatttaaagtttaaatatatttttttaaaataataataataataataataatgataataataataataatggcagactttatattacttttttacTATACGggtttctatataaatattatataatgtgtatattttttttgggcaaGATATGATGTGTATATTATCTAATGGAATAGcatagaaaaatattgtttttagtttaaagAAATTGGATGTTGTCTGTCACTTACGTGGAGCATtggtatataaataattttaaaatgtgattTAAACATGCATTATGGACCGTCCAAACCATTcactacaattatatattttactcgttttcaaatttgtatttctatGCTAATACGTAGCTACCGTCTATTTGGCCGTTGAAATACAAGCATTTGCAGTTGACTCATTCGTATGCATTTAGTTGAGAATAATAATCAAGTAGTGTTtaattcaattgaaaaaatatcgTAGACGACATTTAGAAACCACACATTGGAATGCTTTATAGTAGGCGAATTTTGATAAGATAAATGAACCGGATTTGAAAGAACTCCATGACACTAAGAGCACCTCCATCCATTAGAGTCTCTAATGGgttcttaaaatttaattaatgttaaattttgtgatttgaaagCTCTAGAACCCTTCttaatctatttaaatttttcatccTCCATTGGAAGAACCTCATTGAggttcttaaaatttaaaattttttactaattttttttaagttgaatgatttaaaagaaaaagaaacataaagctTTTATTAAAAAcgacataaaaacatattacaaatacaaatcGTAAACGAGAAAAGACAATTAGttgaaatcttgatttgttccaaattttttccatatattctcaatcaaatctgctttcaattgttgatgtgtttgtttatcaCGAACTCGGTTCCGAATGCTCATCATAttgccgagatttgaaggcatgtctgtagaatacgtgaaatCACTTCTGAACTTCGGTTTGAATCCGGTTGTGCGAAAACTGAAATATCAAACTGAGTgtacccatctcgttcgtcttctactatcatattatacagaatgatacatgctctcattatctttccaatttttattttatcccaaaaaaagCTGGATTTTTTAcgatggcaaatcgagcttgcaagatcccaaaagcacgctcgacatctttacgtacagcttcttgatgtgtaGCGAATAAGGATGCTTTCGGACCTTGTGGAAGTGGAATGGATTGGACAAAAGTAGCCCATTTTGGGTAAATACCATCtatgagatagtaagccaaatcgTACTGGTGTCCGTTGACAATGTACTTAActtttggagctcgaccttgtagtatatcatcaaaaaccggtgatcgatcaagaatattgatatcgtttaatgtacctggaggtccaaaaaacgcatgccatatccagagatcttgtgaagctacagcctctaaAACAATGGTTGgttttcctgatccacgtgtatattgacctttccatgcggtcggacaattcttccactcccaatgcatacaatcaatgcttcctatcatccatGGATTCGAAGGAAATAGCAAAAAAGAAGGAAATAGCAAAGAGAAGAAGTTAActtgtttaaatgttttgttcaGATTTTATAGGCAAGTTTAAGATTTAAGTTGTTGAAGTAACTTCATTTATGTGTTTATAGCAATCAATGTTTTTACCTATAACTAAAAGACCCACGAAAACTAGTTGTAAATCACATCAATGCAACTAACAAATACCCTAATACTAAAGTCCATTTAATTCCCAACCTAAACAATATCTAACAAAGCATTAAAAGAGAAATGTACTTACCTATTGCTTTTGCAATGAAAGAGGGAGGCTTTGTTGATGTTCAATCCGTAATGTTCAACCCAACTGTCATCCACCCACATCACCATTCCTTACACAACCAACAAagaaagttaaattaaatgtaaaGTAAACCATTAACTGTAATGAAAGAAACGAAAAAAGAGAACCAAACTTAAAACCAGAACAGAGAAACGTTCTTTGTTTTCAGacagagcaaaaaaaataaaataaagtgaaGCAAAGGAAGAGAGCAAGTACCGTCAGATAGCCAGCCATAGGTATGTCCAGAGAAGCTCATCTCCACAAGTCTCCACATTTCTACcatcatcaaatcaaatcaaatcaaaaactcAAGAGATGGAAAATTACTAAGTAAGACAATCGATCTAGGAACATGATACGTAATCACAAAGAACAAACCAAACCATCCTAAATCCGATCAAAATGTAATGTTTACAATGTTCAAAATCACACAAAAAAACGTGaaatttttcataaacaaactCACCCGAGATGTGAAAGCAATGACCTTCTTCTAGCGGTGGCTCGAAACAACCAGTGGAAGCACCAGCGCCTCCCTGATAAACCCTATAAATCGATTTCATCCCCAATTAGTAAAGACCAAAACCATAAACAATCGTAAGCATCAGAGCAAGACCCAGCGAGCCCGATGATGCATgcaacaacaataaaatcactTACAGAGTCCAAGGAGAAATGTTTACAGAGAGTTGATAAGATCATCTGCTTCGTCCTTGAATCCATATtgccttcttctctttctctatctttccttcttcttttgaacCTCTTCGGTGAAACAAAATATAGACTCGTCTTTGAATCCAGACAGAGAAGGTGGATTTATCGCGAGAGGATCGTCTTTGTAATACCGATGCAGCAACCCCGCCCAAGATCGAGACAAAATCGAGAGGGAAGATGGATTGATCGGGTTTGAGGAGGAAGAGAACAAAGTGATACGGCGAAGAAAACAGACGATAGAGAGAGACATAAATGCACGGTCCATTAAGAAGGTGACACGTAAGGGGTCCTTACCTTCTCTTAAACTCCCACATTTAACACCGGTTCTAacatttttcttcctttttcattttttttttctgtttcgcTTAGGAACCCTTCTAAGAAACACCAATGGACTTGGTCTAAACATGTATGGCTAGGCgatatagatatttaattttcattgcaaacaatcaaatatatatggCATCTGTGTGATAGGCTCTCAGGATTAGTCAGTTCAATCACGATTTCccataattattaaaaaaaagcatTAAGATACTGTAGAATCGCATGACTTGTGAcgaaatttatagtttaaaactGGAGAGATCATGAATTTTGATCCAACTTTTTTTAGGAATTCATGAAAATAAGAATAGTTAgcaaaataacaatttaatttgttttttaaatttatctggAGATATTCCGGACCTATAGAAGGATCCAGACTAATCTCTAAGAAAAAATGCAACCCATGGATAGATTATCTATCTTCGGATATGCAAATGGAGCGTAAACTAGAACAATATAATTTAGTTTCACGCAACAGGTGGATCGAACTTGAAACGTGTTTACGTCCGAAGTCTTTCCCCTTGACATCTGACCATGAGGTCCCAGACATACCAACTTAatttgtaccaaaaaaaatttagaaattcatTCAActgaatttttgattttatggaCAATTTTATCTCATATTACTCTCAAAGTCTTGGAAAATTACAGCCCCACACGTTCTAATTTTTGAGTTCATTTTCTTGAGTCATTCTTAATATgacataaatctattttttggtATGTATCGTAAAATTACTCTGTCGGCCACATTGGTATGTATCATAAATCTCATTAAATATTGATTGACGTGATAGACCAAAAACAGAGAGTTTTTGAAATTGTCTGTCATTTTTTTCAATTCGATATGGAATGTTTCAAATGGTTTACACGAAAGCGATGAAAATATGTCGCGAAAGTTCTAAGAATTGTCATCTATCCTCTAGATATCTCTCTAGTCACCATAATTACAAGATAACTACGGACGTTTCCAAAACGACACATGGCTTTTAGAGTGAAATTTGAATGTATCATAGTAATAAACTGTATTATCGACGACCTATATATCACCTTGACCCGCAATTAAGGCGATAGTGACTGAAATCCATTATTGTTTCTTTTAGAACTAAAATCCATTATTGTTTGAACGTAAAATACTGAAATATTGTATTTGAATGTGaacattaattatatactttaataaaattatgacaTGTTTATTACAAATGGTCAGCCATACCAATGATTCTTTTCTTTCGgctctaacttttttttttaaagttcgtTACGtgaatatatttacaaaaaaaaaaactcgtgaTTATCGCCGACGCTTGACTTGGAAGCTTTTCTCCTTTCcatagattattttttaaaattttttattatgtaaCTGTTAGATACCTATTTTATAATCTAGATTCTCTATTAGGCATTATAAACGTTAGGCAGTGAATCATGCtggtttaaataattttgtttcagtaaaataaaggaagaaaaacatataacctTAAATATTTGCATCTCCCATACTCATCTACTAAAAGTCGACCAAACTTTAATTAAATGGGAggttcattttatttaattatggaATAAACGCATATAAATAAATCATGTAGAGTCAGAATGAtataattctagaacaacacattatttttattttaaaagacaaATTCCGCATAAAATTATGgagtttttgccaaaactaactcacaacttgattttaaccccaaacttatacccaaacttgaatcaaatgcaaaactaacctaaaagcctagtgaaattacagttcagccccttgtgaccaaacaaaaaaacagaagccatttttacgaatatagccctagtaaatcgtctgagtcgtctgagatgttggaagtcgtctggacgactgaagtgtaagtcgtctggtaccggtttattttaaaaataatttataaatcttgtaaaaaaatattttgatgcgtgaaaaataaaaatcaagtaattataaacagttttaagtgatataaattaagatatgataaaattgatttgttttgaagatagatgagtggaagtagtgaatcatgaaatactttggtttaggagtttggcaaacatatgttgtagtattgtatgtattgttagggttagattttggaaaactaaaatgtttttttcaaaaattagttttcacctatatgtgtttatttatgtgtatagtaaacacttttcaagtttgatttgattttatgaagtctttaattagataattaagtttaggggttatgtttagggtgtggacgacttatatttcagtcgtctggtgaagaaattaaaacagacgactcgtccagaagagtttaatatttttagcaggAAATTAAATANNNNNNNNNNNNNNNNNNNNNNNNNNNNNNNNNNNNNNNNNNNNNNNNNNNNNNNNNNNNNNNNNNNNNNNNNNNNNNNNNNNNNNNNNNNNNNNNNNNNNNNNNNNNNNNNNNNNNNNNNNNNNNNNNNNNNNNNNNNNNNNNNNNNNNNNNNNNNNNNNNNNNNNNNNNNNNNNNNNNNNNNNNNNNNNNNNNNNNNNNNNNNNNNNNNNNNNNNNNNNNNNNNNNNNNNNNNNNNNNNNNNNNNNNNNNNNNNNNNNNNNNNNNNNNNNNNNNNNNNNNNNNNNNNNNNNNNNNNNNNNNNNNNNNNNNNNNNNNNNNNNNNNNNNNNNNNNNNNNNNNNNNNNNNNNNNNNNNNNNNNNNNNNNNNNNNNNNNNNNNNNNNNNNNNNNNNNNNNNNNNNNNNNNNNNNNNNNNNNNNNNNNNNNNNNNNNNNNNNNNNNNNNNNNNNNNNNNNNNNNNNNNNNNNNNNNNNNNNNNNNNNNNNNNNNNNNNNNNNNNNNNNNNNNNNNNNNNNNNNNNNNNNNNNNNNNNNNNNNNNNNNNNNNNNNNNNNNNNNNNNNNNNNNNNNNNNNNNNNNNNNNNNNNNNNNNNNNNNNNNNNNNNNNNNNNNNNNNNNNNNNNNNNNNNNNNNNNNNNNNNNNNNNNNNNNNNNNNNNNNNNNNNNNNNNNNNNNNNNNNNNNNNNNNNNNNNNNNNNNNNNNNNNNNNNNNNNNNNNNNNNNNNNNNNNNNNNNNNNNNNNNNNNNNNNNNNNNNNNNNNNNNNNNNNNNNNNNNNNNNNNNNNNNNNNNNNNNNNNNNNNNNNNNNNNNNNNNNNNNNNNNNNNNNNNNNNNNNNNNNNNNNNNNNNNNNNNNNNNNNNNNNNNNNNNNNNNNNNNNNNNNNNNNNNNNNNNNNNNNNNNNNNNNNNNNNNNNNNNNNNNNNNNNNNNNNNNNNNNNNNNNNNNNNNNNNNNNNNNNNNNNNNNNNNNNNNNNNNNNNNNNNNNNNNNNNNNNNNNNNNNNNNNNNNNNNNNNNNNNNNNNNNNNNNNNNNNNNNNNNNNNNNNNNNNNNNNNNNNNNNNNNNNNNNNNNNNNNNNNNNNNNNNNNNNNNNNNNNNNNNNNNNNNNNNNNNNNNNNNNNNNNNNNNNNNNNNNNNNNNNNNNNNNNNNNNNNNNNNNNNNNNNNNNNNNNNNNNNNNNNNNNNNNNNNNNNNNNNNNNNNNNNNNNNNNNNNNNNNNNNNNNNNNNNNNNNNNNNNNNNNNNNNNNNNNNNNNNNNNNNNNNNNNNNNNNNNNNNNNNNNNNNNNNNNNNNNNNNNNNNNNNNNNNNNNNNNNNNNNNNNNNNNNNNNNNNNNNNNNNNNNNNNNNNNNNNNNNNNNNNNNNNNNNNNNNNNNNNNNNNNNNNNNNNNNNNNNNNNNNNNNNNNNNNNNNNNNNNNNNNNNNNNNNNNNNNNNNNNNNNNNNNNNNNNNNNNNNNNNNNNNNNNNNNNNNNNNNNNNNNNNNNNNNNNNNNNNNNNNNNNNNNNNNNNNNNNNNNNNNNNNNNNNNNNNNNNNNNNNNNNNNNNNNNNNNNNNNN from Brassica oleracea var. oleracea cultivar TO1000 unplaced genomic scaffold, BOL UnpScaffold01233, whole genome shotgun sequence includes:
- the LOC106321112 gene encoding uncharacterized protein LOC106321112 isoform X2; the encoded protein is MSRGPGRLIQNVTQFADAQFKQFSTRHGQKVIDILDFPIKLVLSPFTLAFDIAGSAPRGFGIPELISKISYLSVFAVATLGTYDIALDLGKKVICQRDCKTCNGWQALRCTMCKGTGNVHYQIKDHNLRSGEKPTADCVADAIVDNRAELVHLPSSLNLSAPLPSKDCPTCDGTGVMSCTECKNKLQVRISADDIMEPPWKAYNVLRKMDYPYEHIVHSMKDPSIANFWLITLPQIVGGFDYDEDVKKKIWLQYEESMRYDQLRDLVAKRNPGWEYLQDALFSIDPVRAQEDTVIVKNVPFYKAKKALEAEVTKLNPPPRPQNWGELNLPLNTSSWSEEDLKNPAKLYEKTVLLNAQREIADKILDAQWEAKWRQEKVEEMLEEKVRPFIQDSNTAVLPQPILLKSQKTNQKGNRQKKWFF
- the LOC106321112 gene encoding uncharacterized protein LOC106321112 isoform X1, producing the protein MSRGPGRLIQNVTQFADAQFKQFSTRHGQKVIDILDFPIKLVLSPFTLAFDIAGSAPRGFGIPELISKISYLSVFAVATLGTYDIALDLGKKVICQRDCKTCNGWQALRCTMCKGTGNVHYQIKDHNLRSGEKPTADCVADAIVDNRAELVHLPSSLNLSAPLPSKDCPTCDGTGVMSCTECKNKLQVRISADDIMEPPWKAYNVLRKMDYPYEHIVHSMKDPSIANFWLITLPQIVGGFDYDEDVKKKIWLQYEESMRYDQLRDLVAKRNPGWEYLQDALFSIDPVRAQEDTVIVKNVPFYKAKKALEAEVTKLNPPPRPQNWGELNLPLNTSSWSEEDLKNPAKLYEKTVLLNAQREIADKILDAQWEAKWRQEKVEEMLEEKVRPFIQDSNTAVLPQPILLKSQKTNQKGNRQKKWWFF